The region CCCCTCGCCCACTCCCTCATCGCCATCCCGTTCGTCGTCCGAACCGTCGTGCCGGTGATGCGGACCATCCGGAGCCGGCTCCGTGAAGCAGCTCGCGTACTCGGGGCGAGTCCGCTGCGCGCCTGGCGGGAGGTGGACCTTCCCTTGATCGCTCGATCCGGGCTCGTAGCTGCCGGGTTTGCCTTCGCCATCTCGCTCGGCGAGTTCGGCGCAAGCGCCTTTCTGGTCCGGCCGGAGCGTCCGACGCTGCCGGTGGCCATCTTCAGGTTGCTGGGCCGGCCGGGCGAGTTGAACTTCGGACGGGCAATGGCCTTGAGCACGATTCTGATGGTGCTGACCGCCGTCTCGATCATGACCATCGAACGATTCCGTGTGGGCGAAGCCGGGGAGTTCTGAGATGTTGATCGTCGAAAGTCTCACCGTCGAAGTCCACGGCAACACGATCCTGGACAACGTTTCGATCGCAGTATCCGACGGAGACGTCCTCGCGGTCCTGGGCCCCAGCGGTTCCGGGAAGACGACCCTGTTGAGAACCATCGCCGGCCTGCAACAGCCGGCCCGAGGCACTCTGCATTGGGATGGAGAAGACCTGTCGGCGGTGCCGGTGGAAGAGCGCGGCTTCGGGCTCATGTTCCAGGATTACGCACTCTTCCCCCACCAGTCGATCGGAGCCAACGTTGCATTCGGTTTGCGAATGCAAAACCGGAGGCACGACGAAATCCGGGCCCGGGTCGCGGAAGTGCTGGACTGGGTGGGGATGGCCGGCCTGGAGGATCGCCGGGTGACCAACCTGTCCGGCGGCGAGCAGCAAAGGGTCGCACTCGCCAGGGCATTGGCTCCCTCGCCGCGGTTGTTGATGCTCGACGAGCCGCTGGGCTCCCTCGATCGCGCACTGCGAGAACGCCTCATCGTCGAGCTCCGCCAACTGCTCGTTGACCACGCCATAACCGCCGTCTACGTCACGCACGATCAGGAGGAGGCCTTCACCATTGCCGATGATCTCCTCGTCCTTCGCAACGGAACCGTCGCACAGTCCGGAACACCCGAGCTGGTATATCGCCGACCGGCCGATGAATGGACCGCCCGGTTCCTCGGATTTCGCAACATCGTTCGAGCCCGTGTGATCGCCGGGGAAGCTGTGACTCCATGGGCTCGCTTCTCCACGGCGGACGATGACGGGGAGCACACCTTCGTCCTTCCGCCGGACGGGTTGACCGTGGACCCCGACGCCGGCCTGAGAGGCACCGTCGTGGGCCGGGCTTTCCGCGGAGGGCACTACCTGGTGCAAGTCGCCGTTGCCGGCGGCCCGACCCTCGACGTGGAAGTAGCTCGCAGCGCTCCCGCGCTCGGCGCCGAGGTGGGCTTGCGCATCGGATCCGCCGTCGCAATCTGAGCGACCCCGGCCTGCCGGAGTCCCTCACGAGGGGCACCCGACTATCCGGCGGCCAGCTTCCAGATTCCCTGCTGGAGGGTCAAGAAGTAGATCTCGCCGTCCGGGCCCTCACCGAATGAGGTGAGGAGATTGAGATCGATGCCCAGTTCGAACAGGGCGACGGCGCGCCCATCGTGAGTGTCGAGGGCAAACACCTTGCCCCGGCAATAGTCGGCGAAGAGGTACATGCCTTCGAGTTCGGCGATCTCCGACCCGCGATATACGTAACCACCGGTGATCGCGCAGCCACCCTCATCGTGCCGGTATTCGAGCAGGGGCAGAGTGTGGTTGTCGGGCAGGTGCCCCTCGAACCTGTAGGTGCCTTCGAGCGTCGACCACCCGAAGTTCTCTCCACCGTTTGAGCCGGCCGGGACGAAGTCGATCTCCTCGACACAGTTCTGCCCGACGTCGCCGATCCACAGATCTCCAGAAGTTCTATCGAAGCTGAACTTCCACGGGTTGCGAAGTCCCCACACCCAGGTGGCGGGAGCATCGCTTCGACCAACGTAGGGGTTGTCGGAGGGAATCGAGTAGGGCTGGTCCCCGTCGGGCCGGGGATCGAACCGCAGAATCGACGCGTACGGGAGATC is a window of Acidimicrobiia bacterium DNA encoding:
- a CDS encoding ABC transporter ATP-binding protein gives rise to the protein MLIVESLTVEVHGNTILDNVSIAVSDGDVLAVLGPSGSGKTTLLRTIAGLQQPARGTLHWDGEDLSAVPVEERGFGLMFQDYALFPHQSIGANVAFGLRMQNRRHDEIRARVAEVLDWVGMAGLEDRRVTNLSGGEQQRVALARALAPSPRLLMLDEPLGSLDRALRERLIVELRQLLVDHAITAVYVTHDQEEAFTIADDLLVLRNGTVAQSGTPELVYRRPADEWTARFLGFRNIVRARVIAGEAVTPWARFSTADDDGEHTFVLPPDGLTVDPDAGLRGTVVGRAFRGGHYLVQVAVAGGPTLDVEVARSAPALGAEVGLRIGSAVAI